A section of the Melopsittacus undulatus isolate bMelUnd1 chromosome 3, bMelUnd1.mat.Z, whole genome shotgun sequence genome encodes:
- the STX11 gene encoding syntaxin-11 yields MKDRLNELHELARLHNQQFTESEDDENSPHDVLLYETDYALEILHNDIENIRTENDYLKEDVKRLRKQNNRFLTSMRRFSSIKRDTNCIARDIKARGESIHRKLHIMRDFCEDAVTKYGAMSVIARVAKNHYVDLMHSFQGAMFEYNAAEMNQRENCKIRIQRQLEIMGKDVSGTQIEEMIEQGKWDVFSENLLSEVKGARSALNEIETRHKELVKLEGRIKEVHELFLQVALLVEEQADTFDVIEINMQNVEDYVGEAKEQVKKALEYRRKHPLRTILCCCLSCCRR; encoded by the coding sequence ATGAAAGACCGGCTAAACGAGCTGCATGAATTAGCCAGGTTACACAACCAACAGTTTACTGAAAGTGAGGATGATGAAAATTCACCCCACGATGTTCTGCTTTATGAGACTGATTATGCCTTGGAAATTCTCCATAACGACATAGAGAACATCCGGACAGAAAATGACTATCTAAAAGAGGATGTGAAGAggctcagaaagcaaaacaaccgCTTTCTTACTTCCATGCGCCGTTTTAGTAGCATCAAACGAGATACTAATTGTATTGCCAGAGACATTAAGGCCCGTGGAGAAAGCATCCACAGGAAACTTCACATAATGAGAGATTTCTGTGAAGATGCAGTAACAAAATATGGGGCTATGTCTGTTATTGCCAGGGTAGCAAAGAACCACTATGTTGACCTCATGCACTCATTTCAGGGAGCCATGTTTGAATACAATGCAGCAGAGATGAACCAACGAGAAAACTGCAAGATTCGAATTCAGCGGCAGCTAGAGATAATGGGCAAAGATGTTTCTGGCACCCAGATTGAGGAGATGATTGAGCAAGGCAAGTGGGATGTCTTCTCTGAGAATCTCTTGTCAGAAGTTAAGGGGGCTCGCTCAGCATTGAATGAGATAGAGACACGTCATAAGGAGCTTGTGAAGTTAGAAGGTCGCATCAAGGAAGTTCATGAGCTCTTTCTGCAGGTGGCCCTACTAGTGGAGGAACAGGCAGACACGTTTGATGTCATTGAGATAAACATGCAAAATGTTGAGGACTATGTAGGAGAAGCTAAAGAGCAAGTGAAAAAAGCTTTggaatacagaagaaaacaccCCCTCAGAACaattctctgctgctgcttatcCTGTTGCAGAAGATGA